The following are from one region of the Mycetohabitans rhizoxinica HKI 454 genome:
- a CDS encoding MarR family transcriptional regulator — protein MHQTLLCMESSIDCTTMIDVLKRLEKRDLIRRERXEQDRRQRITWLSGNRRIPIKRFG, from the coding sequence ATGCACCAGACCTTGCTATGCATGGAGTCGAGCATTGACTGCACGACGATGATTGATGTGCTCAAGCGATTGGAGAAGCGTGATTTGATTAGACGGGAGCGAARTGAACAAGACCGACGTCAACGTATTACGTGGCTGTCCGGGAACAGACGCATTCCCATCAAACGCTTCGGATAG